From a region of the Neobacillus niacini genome:
- a CDS encoding carbohydrate ABC transporter permease, with protein sequence MFTVNKKVDKILTLYLPLTMLLSFTIFPIYWTLNTAFKPEGDIVKRPLQYIPVNPTTENFVAAWTNVGFATFFKNSLIVGVFTVIAVLICSTLSGYALSRYQFKGKRSFMLMLLCTQFIPRAMMIIPLFVIFKNLGLISNPLSLIITYTAIEIPFTTILMSGFISNVPKELEEAAMIDGCTKLQSLRHVVFPLLLPGIVATGVFTFIYTWNEFLIALMLTNQQSKFTLPVGLSTMMGEFSINYGALAAGSVIALIPAVILFAYAQKHLVNGMGGAVKG encoded by the coding sequence ATGTTTACAGTAAATAAAAAAGTCGACAAAATCTTAACGCTATACCTTCCTTTAACGATGTTATTGAGTTTTACCATCTTTCCAATCTACTGGACACTAAATACTGCTTTTAAACCTGAAGGGGATATCGTAAAACGTCCCCTGCAATATATACCGGTTAACCCGACAACAGAAAACTTTGTCGCGGCTTGGACCAATGTCGGTTTTGCTACCTTCTTTAAAAATAGTTTAATCGTTGGTGTTTTTACAGTAATCGCTGTTCTAATATGTTCAACTTTATCTGGTTATGCATTGAGCAGATACCAATTCAAAGGAAAACGCAGCTTCATGCTTATGCTGCTATGTACACAGTTCATCCCAAGAGCGATGATGATTATTCCATTGTTCGTCATTTTCAAAAATCTTGGGCTGATTAGTAATCCACTGTCACTGATCATTACCTATACAGCAATCGAAATTCCGTTTACTACAATCTTGATGAGTGGTTTTATTTCAAATGTTCCTAAGGAATTAGAAGAAGCTGCAATGATTGATGGCTGTACAAAATTACAATCACTCCGTCATGTTGTATTTCCATTGTTGCTGCCTGGAATCGTAGCAACAGGAGTATTTACCTTCATTTATACTTGGAACGAATTTTTAATCGCACTCATGCTGACCAATCAACAATCAAAGTTCACGCTTCCAGTCGGACTAAGTACGATGATGGGTGAATTCAGTATCAACTATGGTGCCTTGGCGGCCGGAAGTGTAATCGCTTTAATTCCTGCAGTTATCTTATTTGCCTATGCACAGAAGCACCTTGTAAACGGTATGGGTGGAGCTGTAAAAGGCTAA
- a CDS encoding type I phosphomannose isomerase catalytic subunit yields the protein MNVTTIKIDGSQPIKLSPTRSWRTYLGGKLLDELHGIRDPKDSRYPEEWMMSIVSTNRNADRQHLKEEGLSKLDLPDRDISLKDLVDKNPVEFLGEKHVEKFGKQTGVLVKLIDTAERLIIQTHPDRKQAQELFNSLYGKTECWHFVGGREIDGELPHVYMGFKPGVRRDQWKTLFEKQDVQGMLDCLHKYYVQPGDTFLIEAGIPHAIGSGCLLVEIQEPSDITIRLEKTSPSGLQIDDFLIHQGLGYEKMFDIFKYDTFTREETLENWRVAPEIVIESEGSKEIELIGYKRTPYFRMTQIEVNTKVEVQGEGVFSGLYILSGNAMVITGEDHQSVKKGDQLFIPAKVSSFTIVNSSKEQVKALRLFGPEVK from the coding sequence ATGAATGTTACTACAATAAAGATCGATGGTTCCCAGCCAATCAAGTTATCACCTACTAGGTCATGGAGGACTTATTTAGGTGGAAAGCTCCTGGATGAACTGCATGGGATAAGGGACCCCAAGGATAGTCGTTATCCTGAAGAATGGATGATGTCGATTGTTTCTACTAACAGAAATGCCGATCGACAGCATCTAAAAGAGGAAGGACTAAGCAAGTTAGACCTACCTGACAGGGACATTTCCTTGAAAGACCTTGTGGATAAAAATCCAGTAGAGTTCTTAGGGGAAAAACATGTTGAAAAGTTCGGTAAGCAAACAGGAGTATTAGTAAAGTTGATCGACACTGCGGAGCGTTTGATTATTCAGACCCATCCAGACAGGAAACAAGCACAAGAGCTTTTTAATTCTTTGTATGGAAAAACAGAATGCTGGCATTTTGTTGGCGGAAGGGAAATTGACGGTGAACTTCCCCATGTATATATGGGATTTAAACCAGGTGTAAGGAGAGATCAATGGAAAACCTTGTTTGAGAAACAAGATGTCCAAGGCATGCTGGATTGTTTACATAAATACTATGTACAGCCGGGAGATACTTTCTTAATTGAAGCAGGTATTCCACACGCAATCGGTTCTGGCTGCTTATTGGTCGAAATCCAAGAACCTTCAGACATTACCATCCGCTTAGAAAAAACATCACCTTCAGGATTACAAATTGATGATTTCTTAATACATCAAGGACTCGGATATGAAAAGATGTTTGATATTTTTAAATACGATACTTTTACAAGAGAAGAAACGCTGGAGAACTGGCGGGTAGCTCCAGAAATAGTAATAGAATCAGAAGGCAGTAAAGAAATCGAACTGATCGGTTATAAACGAACTCCATATTTTAGAATGACTCAAATAGAGGTCAACACGAAGGTTGAAGTTCAGGGTGAAGGAGTGTTTTCTGGATTATATATTCTATCTGGAAATGCCATGGTCATCACTGGTGAGGATCATCAATCAGTAAAAAAGGGTGATCAACTGTTTATCCCTGCTAAAGTTTCTAGTTTTACTATAGTAAATAGTAGTAAAGAACAGGTGAAAGCATTGAGATTATTCGGTCCCGAAGTAAAATAG
- a CDS encoding response regulator: MHKVIVVEDDRIIRRGICQAIPWGEHGFVIAGEAGDGEVALELIEKEQPQVVVSDINMPFMSGLEMAKQIKERSPETRIIFLTGYEDFKYAQEAIKLKAFDYLLKPVDSEYLLTKAKEAAADWEKESVKEKRIIESLPLLQQKFFQKLIREGDYRVDVEKELLGLDVQMEGPFFAVILVKNTIEQDVEGYFFKEKITSFTSSYFNELNCLVMNSDVGEYTILLSLENDHDSRKAELALALFNFLNKEIDDNITITHGRAYPNLFEVGKSFLEARVAMDMRHIMGTGRVISLDETVSKCDEQENLVQDLELKLENHIKSGLPEKAKETLVDLSTAIVDRKSVALSDLKVLGLKFSTMLFFEIEKWKKEDLKNSFNSSVVYKDIMELTTLTEMTDILHILIDQWSTAMFRKKEKNYYSHVDQAIKYMQGNFHDSSLTLQQVAELIHVSTPYLSNLFKMEKGFNFGDYLLELRMKKAMELLGEGDIKTYEVCEQVGYSNPQYFSICFKKYTGVTPAEYKKKFK, translated from the coding sequence ATGCATAAAGTAATTGTTGTAGAAGATGATAGAATTATTCGTCGGGGCATATGCCAGGCAATTCCTTGGGGAGAGCATGGATTTGTTATAGCGGGAGAAGCAGGAGACGGTGAGGTGGCATTAGAGCTAATCGAGAAGGAACAGCCGCAAGTCGTCGTTTCCGATATTAATATGCCTTTTATGAGTGGTTTAGAAATGGCCAAACAGATTAAAGAAAGAAGCCCTGAGACAAGAATTATTTTTCTGACAGGGTATGAAGATTTTAAATATGCTCAGGAAGCCATTAAATTGAAGGCGTTTGACTATTTATTGAAACCAGTAGATTCAGAATACTTGCTAACAAAAGCCAAAGAAGCAGCAGCTGATTGGGAAAAGGAATCAGTCAAAGAAAAAAGAATAATAGAGTCCTTGCCATTACTACAGCAGAAGTTTTTTCAAAAGTTGATCCGGGAAGGAGATTACAGGGTTGATGTCGAGAAGGAGCTATTAGGTCTTGATGTTCAAATGGAGGGTCCTTTCTTTGCTGTTATTCTTGTTAAGAATACAATTGAGCAAGATGTTGAGGGATACTTTTTTAAGGAAAAGATTACAAGTTTTACTTCTTCTTATTTTAATGAATTAAATTGTTTGGTGATGAATTCGGATGTCGGTGAATATACAATTCTTTTATCCTTGGAAAACGACCATGATTCGAGAAAAGCAGAGTTAGCCCTAGCTTTGTTTAATTTTCTAAACAAAGAAATAGACGATAACATTACCATTACACATGGACGCGCATATCCTAATCTATTTGAAGTCGGTAAATCTTTTCTAGAAGCCAGGGTAGCGATGGATATGAGACATATTATGGGGACAGGCCGAGTAATTTCTCTGGATGAAACGGTTTCTAAGTGTGATGAACAAGAAAATCTTGTCCAGGATTTAGAGCTGAAATTAGAAAATCATATCAAGTCCGGTTTACCAGAAAAGGCAAAAGAAACATTAGTGGATTTAAGTACGGCCATAGTGGATAGAAAAAGTGTTGCTTTATCAGATTTAAAAGTCCTAGGGCTCAAATTTAGTACCATGCTATTTTTTGAAATTGAAAAATGGAAAAAGGAAGATTTAAAAAATAGCTTTAATTCATCAGTTGTTTATAAGGATATCATGGAGTTAACAACGCTGACAGAAATGACAGATATATTACATATTCTAATCGACCAATGGTCTACAGCCATGTTTAGAAAGAAAGAAAAGAATTATTATAGCCATGTTGACCAAGCAATCAAGTATATGCAAGGGAATTTCCATGACAGCAGTTTAACACTTCAACAGGTGGCAGAGTTAATCCACGTTAGTACGCCTTATTTAAGTAATCTCTTTAAAATGGAGAAAGGGTTTAACTTTGGGGATTACTTGTTAGAGCTACGAATGAAGAAGGCAATGGAACTATTGGGAGAGGGTGATATTAAAACCTATGAAGTTTGTGAACAAGTAGGTTATAGTAACCCTCAATATTTTAGTATTTGTTTTAAGAAATATACTGGTGTCACACCAGCAGAATATAAGAAAAAGTTTAAATAA
- a CDS encoding glycoside hydrolase family 105 protein translates to MGNTANKVRTETPLMMAEKACQALMNTFQAKDLPPVNWFHYHQGVFLYGMYRVWEETGKDEYFNYIKAYFDHLIDEEGNVVFERDQLDSIMPGILLFPLYEKTKNPKYMIAAKKLRSALDTINRTTENGFWHKEKYPYQMWLDGLFMGGPFMLMYSQHFQEEELVQHVLLQEKLMRKHMTDPKTGLLFHAWDEKKVQPWADPKTGCSPDFWGRSVGWYGAALIDLLEVLGEKKRGQEEWIQSLQSFIPAIVKFQDEQSGLWYNVVDKGDRPDNWLESSCSALFLYFLAKAIKHGIVEDSYREVCDKAYAGLLEHMVESDDTSFTLKGIVIGTSAGTYDYYVSRPTSENDLHGMGAFILGSMALHDLYKEN, encoded by the coding sequence ATGGGAAATACAGCAAATAAAGTCAGAACAGAAACGCCGCTTATGATGGCGGAAAAGGCATGCCAGGCATTAATGAATACTTTCCAGGCTAAGGATTTACCTCCAGTAAATTGGTTCCATTATCACCAAGGCGTCTTTCTATATGGAATGTATAGAGTATGGGAAGAAACAGGTAAGGATGAGTACTTCAACTACATCAAAGCATACTTTGATCACTTAATTGATGAAGAAGGAAATGTCGTTTTTGAGAGAGATCAGTTAGACTCTATCATGCCGGGGATTCTATTGTTTCCATTATATGAAAAGACGAAGAATCCTAAATATATGATTGCGGCAAAGAAATTAAGGAGTGCCTTAGATACAATCAACAGAACCACTGAAAATGGTTTCTGGCATAAAGAAAAATACCCTTATCAAATGTGGTTGGATGGTCTCTTTATGGGTGGACCATTTATGCTTATGTACAGCCAGCATTTTCAAGAAGAAGAATTGGTTCAGCATGTTTTACTTCAAGAAAAGCTAATGAGAAAGCATATGACAGACCCTAAAACTGGTTTACTTTTCCACGCTTGGGATGAGAAAAAAGTGCAGCCATGGGCTGATCCGAAAACAGGCTGTTCACCGGACTTCTGGGGGCGTTCCGTTGGCTGGTACGGTGCTGCATTGATTGATCTGTTAGAGGTCTTGGGGGAAAAGAAACGCGGTCAAGAGGAGTGGATTCAATCCCTACAAAGTTTCATTCCTGCTATCGTGAAATTCCAGGATGAACAGTCTGGCCTTTGGTACAATGTCGTCGATAAAGGAGACCGTCCAGACAATTGGTTAGAATCCTCATGTTCTGCTCTCTTCTTATATTTTTTAGCGAAGGCTATTAAGCATGGCATCGTGGAGGATTCTTACCGTGAAGTTTGTGATAAAGCCTATGCAGGTTTATTAGAACATATGGTGGAAAGCGATGATACTTCTTTTACATTAAAAGGAATTGTGATTGGAACTTCCGCTGGAACATACGACTATTATGTATCACGTCCAACATCTGAAAATGATCTTCATGGAATGGGTGCCTTTATTTTAGGCAGCATGGCGTTACATGATCTATACAAAGAAAATTAA
- a CDS encoding carbohydrate ABC transporter permease, whose amino-acid sequence MSLSQGVTETAINSKKTVNRKKIKKDKWVPYLFILPSFLIILGFLFYPIATVFYYSVQHYDVSAPYYNGFAGLENFKEIFTTDKMFIPSLINSLKWVVSEVGLQLVFGMILALLLNQTFKFRGLVRAVAFIPWAVSGVLASTMWSLMFNEHMGVLNDLLMKMGIINEPQAFLANTSTAFTAVIIAELWRGIPFFAITLLASLSSIPDELYEAARVDGASRWKSFIFVTLPQLKNTIVLTTLLRVVWEFNNVDLLFNLTGGGPAHSTTTLTMYIADLAVHGSNFGYGSALTVVSFGILLVFAILYLKLSRYEKE is encoded by the coding sequence ATGAGTTTATCACAAGGTGTTACTGAAACAGCTATTAACAGCAAAAAGACGGTGAATCGCAAGAAGATTAAAAAGGATAAATGGGTTCCCTACCTTTTTATTCTGCCCTCTTTCCTTATTATCTTAGGTTTTCTTTTTTATCCGATAGCAACTGTATTCTATTATAGTGTTCAACACTACGATGTGTCGGCACCATATTATAATGGGTTTGCTGGTTTAGAGAACTTTAAAGAAATATTTACTACTGACAAGATGTTCATACCTAGTTTAATAAATAGTTTGAAATGGGTTGTATCAGAAGTAGGTCTTCAATTAGTGTTTGGTATGATTCTTGCCTTACTTTTGAACCAAACGTTTAAGTTTAGAGGTTTGGTACGTGCAGTAGCCTTTATCCCTTGGGCGGTTTCAGGGGTACTGGCATCCACTATGTGGTCATTGATGTTTAATGAACATATGGGTGTACTCAATGACTTACTGATGAAAATGGGAATCATTAATGAACCTCAAGCATTCTTAGCAAATACGTCAACAGCTTTTACAGCAGTGATTATCGCTGAATTATGGAGGGGTATTCCTTTCTTTGCTATTACCTTATTAGCCTCATTATCAAGTATCCCAGATGAATTATATGAAGCAGCGAGAGTAGATGGTGCAAGCAGATGGAAGTCGTTTATTTTTGTAACATTACCACAATTAAAAAATACGATTGTCTTAACTACATTACTAAGAGTAGTTTGGGAGTTTAATAACGTCGATCTATTGTTTAACTTAACGGGTGGTGGACCTGCACATTCAACCACAACGCTTACCATGTATATTGCTGATTTAGCAGTTCATGGAAGCAATTTTGGATACGGTTCGGCGTTAACGGTTGTGTCATTTGGAATATTACTAGTTTTCGCCATCCTTTATCTGAAACTATCCCGTTATGAAAAGGAGTGA
- a CDS encoding sensor histidine kinase yields MMAVKIKSFIRKHFFYSFKSTINSLYLPIIIFFILTTGWISSLLATVQIEENAYKNVNDTIFQTKNYLDNMLADVFQQLVSLSNDPRILSLVDKEVSEIKPESYVEIDNNLKLIYSRYNVILESVLVNHKQNGFLLYHSSYNTNPSINYEEYLSKYNGNKEGFYWRNIHEDQVFNEDNKVMSIFRLIDKNRSSKGIVLFNLRAEFFEQVLNKSLIGENGYLTLISPDGIFESKKVKKKYKLDKPTLNSIQSLKDDDGKFTYENVEGEDMIVIYDTLSSNNWKIAAVIPQNEILNKVNYIKGFTILLVVLMILSAVILTNIVGKYISDPFKKMAKQMAMINKKNLDFDFEMSGPEEMKILHTGFKELIVRINNLMDQIRLEQEEKRQLEFAIMHAQINPHFLYNTMYSIKGLCDMGLNKDASQMISALASFFRIGISKGRDIISIHDEMEHIQHYLFIQEMRYGDDFSYEIEIDKEILSYNIIKLSLQPLIENAIYHGVKQKRGQGKITIRGYQVKDIIHLEVADNGNGIEPEKLKDILLEIETLNREKKKYIGIGLQSVNERIKIHFGNQYGLTIASEPGNGTVVSIKIPKAKGEINQYA; encoded by the coding sequence ATGATGGCAGTAAAGATTAAAAGCTTTATTCGCAAACATTTTTTCTATTCTTTTAAATCAACCATTAATTCTCTCTATTTACCTATTATTATCTTTTTTATATTAACGACAGGCTGGATTTCATCTTTGCTTGCAACCGTGCAAATCGAAGAAAATGCCTATAAAAATGTAAATGATACCATTTTCCAGACAAAAAATTATCTTGATAATATGCTGGCAGACGTCTTTCAGCAATTAGTCTCCTTATCCAATGACCCAAGGATCTTATCATTAGTTGATAAAGAAGTATCCGAGATTAAGCCAGAATCATATGTAGAAATTGATAATAATTTGAAGCTTATATATTCAAGATACAATGTCATTCTTGAATCAGTTCTTGTTAATCATAAGCAAAATGGTTTTTTGCTTTATCATAGCAGCTATAATACCAATCCATCGATAAATTACGAAGAGTATCTTTCGAAGTACAATGGAAACAAAGAGGGGTTTTATTGGAGAAACATTCATGAAGATCAGGTTTTTAATGAAGATAATAAGGTAATGTCGATATTTAGATTGATTGATAAGAATCGATCATCTAAAGGAATTGTTTTATTTAATTTACGGGCAGAATTTTTTGAACAAGTATTGAATAAATCATTAATCGGAGAGAATGGATACCTGACCCTTATTAGCCCTGATGGAATCTTTGAATCTAAAAAAGTAAAAAAGAAATACAAACTGGATAAGCCGACACTAAACTCCATCCAAAGTCTAAAAGACGATGATGGGAAGTTCACTTACGAAAATGTTGAAGGGGAAGACATGATTGTTATTTACGATACATTGAGTTCTAATAATTGGAAAATAGCAGCAGTTATCCCACAAAATGAAATCTTAAATAAAGTAAATTACATCAAAGGCTTCACCATTCTATTGGTCGTATTGATGATCCTTAGTGCAGTTATTCTTACTAACATCGTAGGAAAGTATATTTCCGATCCGTTTAAAAAAATGGCAAAACAAATGGCTATGATTAATAAAAAGAATCTAGACTTTGATTTTGAAATGTCAGGTCCAGAAGAAATGAAAATCCTCCATACAGGCTTTAAAGAGTTAATTGTTCGGATTAATAATTTAATGGACCAAATCCGATTAGAGCAAGAAGAAAAACGACAATTAGAATTTGCGATTATGCACGCCCAAATTAATCCACACTTTCTTTATAATACAATGTATTCGATTAAGGGTTTGTGTGATATGGGGCTGAATAAAGACGCTAGTCAAATGATTAGTGCACTTGCTAGCTTTTTTCGGATTGGAATAAGTAAAGGGAGAGATATTATTTCCATCCATGATGAAATGGAACATATTCAGCATTATTTGTTTATCCAGGAAATGCGCTATGGCGATGATTTTTCCTATGAAATTGAAATTGACAAGGAGATTCTTTCCTATAATATAATTAAACTTTCATTGCAGCCATTAATTGAAAATGCCATTTACCACGGGGTAAAGCAAAAACGAGGTCAAGGAAAAATAACCATTCGTGGATATCAAGTTAAGGATATCATCCATTTAGAAGTAGCTGATAATGGCAATGGAATTGAACCAGAAAAATTAAAGGATATTTTGCTAGAAATAGAAACCTTGAATCGGGAGAAGAAGAAGTATATCGGTATTGGTCTGCAAAGTGTGAATGAAAGAATTAAAATTCATTTTGGAAACCAATATGGTCTAACAATTGCAAGTGAACCTGGCAATGGAACAGTAGTTAGCATTAAAATTCCCAAAGCAAAAGGGGAGATTAACCAGTATGCATAA
- a CDS encoding ABC transporter substrate-binding protein yields the protein MIKKKMTTSVLALTMATGMLLAGCGGEEKAATKDTKKAATKSDEPVTLQFWDENAGPARTPVWEEVIKRFEEKNPNIDVEYVGIPNASAKSKYDAAIAAEDTPDIGSVQTTWLPEFSIREALLPLDSYFKKSDISKKINPSATGVNKKITQDGKLYGIPYAQNLDALWIRTDWFEQAGVKEPKTWDEFFTVIEKMRDEANNRYGFTIRGGAGASFTIQRAMFAYSGLDFFDKNGKTNINDPKHVEFVEKYFSYYDKLTPKSDITNGYKEMIAGFDTGVVAMVHHNPGSYGEHNKALPAGSYKLIPLPTTEKGQYVAEGGNAVNLAIFKSTEHADEAWKFVEFVNSEEAQSYWNQQTGQIPTNSDVLDDEWVQDAQHIKTAFEVYNNPDTKLYEPPFYLPDYRAILDGVVDPGVQAVMSGKMSAKDFLDEWAKAIEDSKAKYDQTFKK from the coding sequence ATGATTAAGAAAAAAATGACTACATCTGTTCTTGCACTAACAATGGCAACCGGAATGTTGCTTGCAGGCTGCGGCGGTGAAGAAAAAGCTGCAACTAAGGATACTAAAAAAGCAGCAACGAAATCGGATGAACCTGTAACGCTCCAATTTTGGGATGAAAATGCAGGTCCAGCACGTACTCCTGTTTGGGAAGAAGTAATTAAACGCTTTGAAGAAAAGAACCCGAATATCGATGTTGAGTATGTAGGTATTCCAAATGCTTCAGCTAAATCAAAATATGATGCAGCAATTGCAGCAGAGGATACGCCGGATATTGGATCTGTACAAACAACTTGGCTGCCAGAGTTTTCAATTCGTGAGGCTTTGCTGCCACTGGATTCATATTTCAAAAAGTCTGATATCAGCAAAAAAATTAACCCAAGTGCTACGGGTGTAAATAAGAAAATAACTCAAGATGGCAAGCTTTATGGTATTCCTTATGCTCAAAATTTAGATGCCTTATGGATCCGTACAGACTGGTTTGAACAAGCTGGTGTAAAAGAGCCAAAAACATGGGATGAGTTCTTTACGGTTATTGAAAAAATGAGAGATGAAGCAAATAATCGTTATGGATTTACAATCCGCGGAGGTGCAGGTGCTTCCTTCACTATCCAGAGAGCAATGTTTGCTTATAGCGGTTTAGACTTTTTTGATAAAAATGGTAAGACGAACATCAATGACCCTAAACACGTAGAATTTGTTGAAAAGTATTTCTCTTATTACGACAAATTAACGCCTAAGAGTGATATCACAAATGGTTATAAAGAAATGATTGCCGGCTTTGATACTGGTGTGGTAGCAATGGTACACCACAATCCAGGTTCTTATGGAGAGCACAATAAAGCCTTACCAGCAGGTTCCTACAAGTTAATTCCACTGCCAACTACAGAAAAAGGTCAATATGTTGCAGAAGGTGGTAATGCAGTTAACCTAGCAATCTTCAAATCAACTGAACATGCTGATGAAGCATGGAAATTCGTAGAATTTGTTAACTCAGAAGAAGCACAAAGCTATTGGAATCAACAAACTGGTCAAATTCCTACAAACTCTGATGTGTTAGATGATGAATGGGTACAAGATGCACAGCATATCAAAACAGCGTTTGAAGTTTACAATAATCCTGATACAAAACTATATGAGCCGCCATTCTATCTGCCAGATTATCGTGCCATTCTTGATGGTGTAGTAGACCCAGGTGTACAAGCAGTGATGAGTGGAAAAATGTCAGCAAAAGACTTCCTAGATGAGTGGGCAAAAGCAATTGAAGACTCTAAAGCAAAATATGACCAAACGTTTAAGAAATAA
- a CDS encoding ABC transporter substrate-binding protein, translating into MFRKKLTTSVLTLIMIMGLVLTGCIGEESLIKESSPKKAEKVKIVFWDDNTGPQRTPIWEKLITIFEKENPAIDVEYVGLPKDSAKAMLDAAIASGETPDVASVYASWLPEFSNRDALLPLDSYFSKWSEKDKINKGAIEFNKRIVSNQKLYGIPYTQNLDILWVRSDWFKAANLNIPETWDEFFRSVEILTDKSNNRYGYTIRGGAGGSFQLQRMMYAYSGIETFFKDGKSTINDPKHVEFLKKYFAMYQTYTPISDITNDYKAMIAGFDSGSIAMLQHNIGSFAEHSEALDSNQFQAIPLPKSVEGHYVAEDGNTIGISIFKGTKHPVESWKFITFINSKKAQSFWNKSVGQIPTNSDVLNEDWIKASPHIQIAQKVYNDPDTILFEPPFYLSEYRTILNTIVDTGTQSVLSGKITVEEFLDKWAEAMEESQRQYDESLVNLR; encoded by the coding sequence ATGTTTAGGAAGAAACTAACAACTTCTGTGTTGACCCTGATCATGATAATGGGATTGGTACTTACGGGGTGCATTGGTGAAGAATCCTTAATTAAAGAATCAAGCCCCAAAAAAGCAGAAAAGGTCAAAATAGTTTTTTGGGATGACAATACAGGACCACAGCGGACCCCAATTTGGGAGAAATTAATCACTATATTTGAAAAAGAAAATCCAGCCATTGATGTTGAATACGTTGGTTTGCCTAAGGACTCCGCAAAAGCAATGTTAGACGCGGCTATTGCTTCAGGGGAAACGCCTGATGTTGCTAGTGTTTATGCGAGTTGGCTGCCAGAATTTTCGAATCGTGATGCATTGTTGCCCTTAGATTCTTATTTTTCAAAATGGAGCGAAAAGGACAAGATAAATAAGGGTGCGATAGAGTTTAATAAGCGGATCGTGAGTAATCAAAAGTTATACGGGATTCCATATACACAAAACCTCGATATCCTTTGGGTCCGGTCCGATTGGTTTAAAGCCGCCAATTTGAACATACCTGAGACGTGGGATGAGTTTTTTCGTTCCGTTGAAATATTAACAGATAAATCAAATAACCGCTACGGATATACAATCCGTGGGGGCGCAGGGGGCTCTTTTCAGTTACAACGGATGATGTATGCCTATTCAGGAATTGAAACATTTTTCAAAGATGGGAAAAGTACAATCAATGATCCAAAGCATGTAGAATTTTTAAAGAAATATTTTGCTATGTATCAAACCTATACCCCTATTAGTGATATTACAAATGATTATAAGGCGATGATTGCTGGATTTGATTCAGGGAGTATTGCGATGTTACAACATAATATAGGTTCCTTTGCAGAGCACAGTGAAGCGTTGGATTCCAACCAATTTCAGGCGATCCCCCTCCCAAAATCAGTTGAAGGTCATTATGTAGCGGAAGACGGAAACACCATTGGAATAAGTATTTTTAAAGGAACGAAACATCCAGTGGAATCGTGGAAATTTATCACTTTTATAAATTCAAAGAAAGCACAAAGCTTTTGGAATAAAAGTGTGGGTCAGATTCCTACTAATTCGGATGTACTTAATGAAGACTGGATAAAGGCCTCACCACATATTCAGATAGCCCAGAAAGTTTATAATGACCCGGATACGATTCTATTTGAGCCGCCATTCTATCTCTCGGAATATCGTACCATTCTAAATACCATTGTTGATACAGGTACACAATCGGTGTTGAGTGGGAAAATAACCGTCGAAGAGTTTTTAGATAAATGGGCAGAAGCAATGGAAGAGTCTCAAAGACAATACGATGAATCATTAGTTAATCTAAGATAA